The genomic interval TTTTATGGCTGGAGATGACCTGGAATTTTTTAATTCTGTCGTTGCTGTTTTTAATACCCGGTATGCTGGTTTATGCGGTCCGTCCTGATTTAAGAACCGCCATTCACCGGATGAGTGTGTGCGCTCTGCCATTTGCACTCACAGAAAGATTTTTTTATCCGGATTACTGGGAACCCCGATTTTTGTTTGATCTGGCCGACCACATTGGTTTTGGGCTGGAAGATATTTTGTTTGTGGTGGGACTTGCCGCCTTCACCACCACCGCATATCCCGCGTTTTTCAGGAAAACCTATGAAACACAGCATGTAGAGACTGGACGTGTTCGGGTCTTCCGTGCAGTAAAAATTCTGTTGCTGACATTTATTGGAGTTGGACTGGTGGTGGCGTTGCGCATTCCCATGATTTATGGCTCCATTGTGATCATGACCATTGCCTTCGCGGGATTATGCCTGATTCGACATGACCTTCTAGTGCCGGGATTGTTGGGAGGACTGGTATCTCTGGGAATTTACACGTTGCTGTGCTGGCTCTTTGAGTGGATGCTTCCCGGCGTTTTTGATCTGGCCTGGCACACGGATCAATTTCTGAATCTGTTTATTGCCGGCATTCCCCTTGAAGAGTTGCTTTATGGTTTTACCTCAGGAATGATCGCCACCGTGTTTTATCCCTTTGTATTCGAAATTCGGTATGTTTCATTGAAAAAATGATGGCAATACTCATTCTGATTTGAATCCAAAACTATACGATGCCACGGCTGAGTCCTAAATCAGTTTCTCCTCAATATCATTCAATTGATCAAATTTTTCTCCTGGAAGAATAATCGATTTGCGCATCTCCTCGATATAATATTTCTTGAGATAATTCTCTTCTGTTAAATAACGGATGATGTTGTCATAGGTTACGGTCAGATTCGCTTCCGGGGCTTCCACTTCTGCCAGGAGATACAATTTTAGAAACGCTCTCTGCATTTCCCCAATTATTTCCTTGGAACTGATCGAAGATGCCGGATCCCTGACCTGGGTCAAATAATAAATTGCGATCCTGAAGGCTTCACGGAAAGGCAACAGGATTCTCGCCAGAATTTGCATTTCACTGAATTTGTCCGGGTTGGGCGTATATATTTCCCCGTTTTTTGTAGTCAGACCATATTTCTCAAAGAAATTCAGCATCATGGTCACATTATCAATAAAATCGAAAGAACTGGGAAACATGAACTCGTAGCGGAACAGATGATCAAAAATGAGAATGTGTCCCAACAAGGATTCCTTGGTTTGTGGTTCTTTCTGAAGTTGAAATGCCAACACCGAAGGAATGACCAAATGATGGATGATGATATTTTTATAAATATTCAGTCGGATTTTGTTCTGATAGCGGAAATAATAGATATCACCTTTGGGATCTTCCAACATCCCTACTGAACCACTGCGGAACATAAACTGGATCACTTCCTCCAGGGTTTCTTTACTGCCGAGCAAAGTTTCTTTGGGACGGGGATGAGTGACTTCATACAGATCAATCAGAAATTTCCCTTTTTCGATCAGTTCTTCTTTACGGAATCCCTGCTTTTTTTCTGAGAGCAGAATCGTCGCGATCAGCGGTGTCGCTGAAGTGACGCTGTATTTATTCATGGTGTCCGTAATGTCCATCCCCAATCGGTAGAGCATGGCACCACGGTCTGCCTGTCCGTAATATCGCTGCATCAATCCACGTAATGAAATGGGGGGTGAAAAAGAAACATAAACTTTTCCATAATTGACACTGAGCATTTTCCGGGAACGTAGCAAACCACCCAGACTTTCCTTGCGTTTGGGCAAACCGCCAAGTTCTTTGACGTAGGAGGACTCTTCCATAACCCGGTCATAGACATTGGAAACTGGAACCAGGTGCAGATCCCGATCAGGTTTTTCCTCCACATATTGAACCAGCATGGAAAGAAATCCTGTTTTGGGTGGGAGGTTTTTTCCAGTACGGGATCGCGTGCCTTCAATAAAAAATTCCATGCTGAACTTGTTATCCAGCAGATAATACAGATAACTGAGAAACACTGTTGAATAGAGTTTCTGTCCTTTGAACACCCGTCTGATAAACACGGCACCACCCCGTTTGAGGATCGCGCCCACAATAAACATATTCAAATTTTCTCCGGCAATGATCATCGGCAGAGATAATTTATGCTCATATAAAATGTGTGACAATAAACCATAATCCAGATGACTGCGGTGGCAGGGAATATAAATAATTGTTTTACCTTCGTGACTTTGCCGCTGTTCGTCCAGACCTTTGACAACCACCCCGTCAAAAATACGATTCCAGAGAAAGCGTAGTG from SAR324 cluster bacterium carries:
- a CDS encoding 1-acyl-sn-glycerol-3-phosphate acyltransferase, encoding MSFFKQWLSKKPFRRFKFWEPKDFSVFGATHQSRRKLIRELEKSTLVQEALNEHPPKKPWYRPFYSPVRDFYKEMIAVPSVFAVFLASIALRFLWNRIFDGVVVKGLDEQRQSHEGKTIIYIPCHRSHLDYGLLSHILYEHKLSLPMIIAGENLNMFIVGAILKRGGAVFIRRVFKGQKLYSTVFLSYLYYLLDNKFSMEFFIEGTRSRTGKNLPPKTGFLSMLVQYVEEKPDRDLHLVPVSNVYDRVMEESSYVKELGGLPKRKESLGGLLRSRKMLSVNYGKVYVSFSPPISLRGLMQRYYGQADRGAMLYRLGMDITDTMNKYSVTSATPLIATILLSEKKQGFRKEELIEKGKFLIDLYEVTHPRPKETLLGSKETLEEVIQFMFRSGSVGMLEDPKGDIYYFRYQNKIRLNIYKNIIIHHLVIPSVLAFQLQKEPQTKESLLGHILIFDHLFRYEFMFPSSFDFIDNVTMMLNFFEKYGLTTKNGEIYTPNPDKFSEMQILARILLPFREAFRIAIYYLTQVRDPASSISSKEIIGEMQRAFLKLYLLAEVEAPEANLTVTYDNIIRYLTEENYLKKYYIEEMRKSIILPGEKFDQLNDIEEKLI